One window from the genome of Musa acuminata AAA Group cultivar baxijiao chromosome BXJ1-4, Cavendish_Baxijiao_AAA, whole genome shotgun sequence encodes:
- the LOC103983061 gene encoding uncharacterized protein LOC103983061 — protein sequence MLHHKKKDDGEESSLFALSDSTPVASSPPLLPLFHPPRLLQIPPSDDNPSPNAHLLHHLALSTPHKRPSLTPSPSPSPTVATAAPSFASATVGPRRSRFSAASTGSALCQILRRFHLRLRLFLLLSFPSVYLLFSSSSASSSSFSSSNITRGRSFLLDFFSALAFSSVLLLLLFSLHDHALPLPSLRLLLSRSSALLLPRHHRPRPPPVLWSIGDSSAGKPGANRGPTSGYAVQAYSNGDVYEGEFHKGKCAGSGVYHYYMSGRYEGDWVDDKYDGYGVETWARGSRYRGQYRHGLRHGVGVYRFYTGDVFAGEWSNGQSHGRGMHTCEDGSRYVGEFKWGVKHGFGHYHFRNGDTYAGEYFADKMHGFGVYRFANGHRYEGSWHEGKRQGLGMYTFRNGETQSGHWQNGLLETLSTQSTNPGSPIAVNHSKVLNAVQEARRAAETAYDAPKVDDRVNKSVSAANKAANAARVAAVKAVQKQIPSNNGDIPIAIV from the exons ATGCTGCATCACAAGAAGAAGGACGACGGAGAGGAAAGCAGCTTGTTTGCTCTCTCCGATTCCACCCCCGTCGCTTCTTCCCCTCCTCTTCTCCCCCTCTTCCACCCTCCCCGGCTCCTCCAAATCCCCCCTTCCGACGATAACCCCAGCCCTAATGCCCACCTCCTCCACCACCTTGCCCTCTCCACCCCCCACAAACGCCCCTCCTTGACCCCGTCCCCCTCCCCTTCCCCCACCGTCGCAACCGCTGCCCCCTCCTTCGCATCCGCCACCGTCGGCCCCCGGCGCTCACGCTTCTCTGCCGCCTCCACCGGTTCCGCTCTCTGCCAGATCCTTCGCCGCTtccacctccgcctccgcctttttctcctcctctccttcccctccgtctacctcctcttttcctcttcctccgcctcctcctcttccttctcctcctctaacATCACCCGCGGCCGCTCCTTCCTCCTTGACTTCTTCTCCGCTCTCGCCTTCTCCTCCgtcctcctgctcctcctcttCTCACTCCACGACCACGCCCTCCCCCTCCCTTCCCTTCGCCTCCTCCTCTCCCGTTCCTCCGCCCTCCTCCTCCCCCGCCACCACCGCCCACGCCCTCCCCCCGTCCTCTGGTCCATCGGCGACTCCTCCGCTGGCAAGCCCGGGGCCAACCGCGGCCCCACCTCAGGGTATGCCGTCCAGGCTTATAGCAATGGGGATGTCTACGAGGGCGAGTTCCACAAGGGCAAGTGCGCCGGGAGCGGGGTGTACCACTATTACATGAGCGGGAGGTATGAGGGCGACTGGGTTGACGATAAGTACGATGGGTACGGTGTGGAAACCTGGGCTCGGGGCAGCCGCTACCGTGGCCAGTATAGGCATGGACTTCGCCATGGGGTTGGGGTGTATCGGTTCTACACGGGTGATGTCTTTGCTGGGGAGTGGTCCAATGGGCAGAGCCATGGGCGTGGAATGCACACCTGCGAAGATGGGAGCCGATATGTAGGCGAATTTAAATGGGGAGTCAAGCATGGGTTTGGCCATTACCATTTCAG GAATGGAGACACCTATGCTGGTGAGTACTTTGCAGACAAGATGCATGGATTTGGGGTGTATCGTTTTGCAAATGGGCATCGATATGAGGGATCATGGCATGAGGGAAAGAGGCAAGGTTTGGGAATGTACACATTCAGAAATGGGGAGACACAGTCAGGTCACTGGCAAAATGGTCTGCTAGAAACTTTGAGCACCCAGAGCACCAATCCTGGATCACCAATTGCCGTTAACCATTCTAAAGTACTAAACGCAGTTCAG GAAGCACGGAGAGCAGCTGAGACAGCTTATGATGCACCAAAGGTTGATGACAGGGTGAACAAATCGGTATCAGCAGCAAATAAAGCAGCTAATGCAGCTAGAGTTGCTGCAGTGAAAGCTGTTCAGAAGCAGATTCCTAGTAACAACGGTGATATTCCAATCGCGATCGTCTAA
- the LOC103983059 gene encoding BOI-related E3 ubiquitin-protein ligase 1: MALQAQYPSNFVLRREQERKEMESAPQVATGFLGQSAVLVTDGANGNAQKRSREAAGIPLAPPPQQQNHPVSLISLQAQPCSPALVNLAPQHQIHQPSVLTTCLGLASEDKQHHRSPKQFNLFSSSPASSSSCSSLFSSELAAQINHQNNEIEQFLLAKGEQLRRALAERRQRHYRALLSAAEKSAARRLREKEAEVEREARRRAELEDRLGRLRTESMAWQAKAMADQATAAALHAQLQQAVAARPPPAAGGECGDPPTAEDAESAYVDPNRVEHEVACRTCRWRRASVVLLPCRHLCLCDACEAAAELCPVCACARAGSVGVFLS; encoded by the exons ATGGCACTTCAAGCCCAATACCCATCCAACTTTGTGCTCAG AAGGGAGCAGGAGAGGAAAGAGATGGAGTCTGCTCCGCAGGTCGCGACTGGCTTCCTCGGCCAGTCGGCGGTGCTCGTGACCGACGGAG CGAATGGTAATGCGCAGAAGAGAAGTAGGGAGGCTGCCGGCATTCCATTGGCGCCGCCGCCTCAGCAGCAGAATCACCCTGTTAGCCTCATCTCGCTGCAAGCACAACCCTGCTCTCCAGCACTTGTAAATCTTGCTCCTCAGCACCAAATACACCAGCCTTCCGTGCTTACCACCTGTCTTGGTCTCGCCTCTGAGGACAAGCAACACCACCGGAGCCCGAAGCAATTcaatctcttctcctcctcccctgcctcttcttcttcctgttcTTCTCTCTTCTCCAGCGAACTCGCCGCACAAATCAACCATCAGAATAACGAAATCGAGCAGTTCCTCCTCGCCAAG GGAGAACAACTGCGGCGGGCGTTGGCGGAGCGACGGCAGAGGCACTACCGTGCTCTGCTGAGCGCAGCGGAGAAGTCGGCCGCGCGGCGGTTACGGGAGAAGGAGGCAGAGGTGGAGCGTGAAGCCAGGAGGCGCGCCGAGCTCGAGGATCGCCTCGGCCGCCTGCGCACCGAATCTATGGCGTGGCAGGCCAAGGCCATGGCGGACCAGGCGACCGCCGCAGCCCTGCACGCCCAGTTGCAGCAGGCGGTCGCGGCGCGTCCTCCCCCAGCGGCAGGTGGCGAGTGCGGAGACCCACCGACGGCGGAGGACGCCGAGTCAGCTTACGTGGACCCGAATCGAGTCGAGCACGAGGTGGCATGCCGGACATGCCGATGGCGCCGAGCGTCAGTGGTGCTCCTTCCCTGCCGCCACCTCTGCCTCTGCGACGCCTGCGAAGCGGCCGCCGAGCTGTGCCCGGTCTGCGCCTGTGCCAGAGCCGGAAGCGTCGGAGTCTTCCTTTCCTGA
- the LOC135662646 gene encoding probable serine/threonine-protein kinase PBL19, which yields MGCLSYFMEKHWFRRQQRSEPKASSATVCPPSSNGSEESVSKQRSESSGSVASYRSIPDLYEERAGNLRVFQFKELRNATNDFSRMLKIGEGGFGSVYKGSIKPLDGKGDNITVAIKTLNPNGLQGHKQWLAEVQFLGVLEHSNLVKLIGYCAANGERGAQRLLVYEYMPNKTLELHLFNRAYPVLPWNKRLQIALGAAEGLAYLHEGSEVQVIYRDFKASNVLLDAEFKSKLSDFGLAREGPLAGHTHVTTAVMGTYGYAAPDYVETGHLTAKSDVWSFGVVLYEILTGRHSLERNRPKNEQQLLDWVKQFPAESKRFSMIMDSRLENKYSLRAARQIAMLADACLSRHARERPKMSEVVERLKQAMQHEDLDGEEEYVEERSQTPSEAADKTVKSARRRMLHLIKLGESANVGGRRRLQL from the exons ATGGGGTGCCTATCTTACTTCATGGAGAAACACTGGTTCAGACGGCAGCAGAGATCGGAGCCCAAAGCCAGCTCGGCGACGGTCTGCCCACCGTCGTCAAACGGATCCGAGGAGTCGGTCTCAAAGCAGAGGAGTGAATCCTCGGGCTCAGTCGCCTCGTATCGAAGCATTCCTGACTTGTACGAGGAGAGGGCCGGCAACTTGCGTGTTTTCCAGTTCAAGGAGCTGAGAAATGCAACCAATGACTTCAGCAGGATGCTGAAGATTGGGGAGGGTGGGTTTGGAAGTGTGTACAAAGGATCCATCAAGCCTCTGGATGGGAAGGGAGATAACATCACAGTGGCGATCAAGACGCTTAATCCGAACGGCTTGCAG GGGCATAAACAATGGTTGGCAGAAGTTCAGTTTCTTGGAGTCCTGGAACACTCAAATCTTGTTAAACTCATCGGTTATTGTGCTGCGAATGGTGAAAGAGGTGCTCAGAGACTGTTGGTCTATGAATATATGCCAAATAAGACTCTAGAGTTACATTTATTTAACAGAGCTTATCCTGTGCTGCCCTGGAACAAAAGATTACAGATTGCCTTGGGTGCTGCAGAAGGATTGGCATACCTGCATGAGGGTTCAGAAGTTCAG GTGATTTATCGTGACTTCAAAGCATCTAATGTGCTACTGGATGCAGAGTTTAAATCAAAACTGTCAGACTTCGGATTAGCAAGGGAGGGACCATTAGCAGGTCACACTCATGTAACAACAGCG GTAATGGGGACATATGGTTATGCAGCTCCAGATTACGTAGAGACTGGCCATCTCACAGCCAAGAGCGACGTTTGGAGCTTCGGTGTTGTTCTGTATGAGATCCTGACCGGCAGGCATTCTTTAGAGCGGAATCGACCGAAAAATGAACAGCAACTCTTGGATTGGGTGAAGCAATTTCCTGCAGAGAGCAAGAGATTCAGCATGATAATGGACTCCCGACTTGaaaacaagtattctctaagagctGCTCGGCAGATCGCCATGCTAGCCGATGCCTGCCTATCCAGGCATGCCAGAGAACGTCCAAAGATGAGCGAGGTGGTGGAGCGCTTAAAACAAGcaatgcaacacgaggacttggaTGGAGAAGAAGAGTATGTGGAAGAGCGTTCTCAAACTCCCTCAGAAGCTGCAGACAAGACAGTAAAATCTGCCAGAAGACGAATGCTTCACCTCATCAAATTAGGGGAGAGTGCAAATGTCGGTGGTAGAAGAAGATTGCAGCTGTGA